In Streptomyces sp. RFCAC02, the following proteins share a genomic window:
- a CDS encoding polyprenyl synthetase, producing METGDDRGGAPAEQAVLLLAGMADLAVGAVTSAVGTLRGFLGRADTAGLAADARHDLTARGRLALDRWATVPPAHLEILARRAAARADD from the coding sequence ATGGAAACCGGGGACGACAGGGGCGGAGCACCGGCGGAGCAGGCCGTTCTGCTCCTGGCCGGCATGGCCGATCTGGCGGTGGGCGCCGTCACCTCGGCCGTCGGGACACTGCGCGGCTTCCTCGGCCGCGCCGACACGGCGGGGCTCGCCGCCGACGCGCGGCACGACCTCACGGCGCGCGGGCGGCTCGCCCTCGACCGGTGGGCCACCGTGCCGCCCGCCCACCTGGAGATCCTCGCCCGGCGGGCCGCCGCCCGCGCCGATGACTGA
- a CDS encoding polyprenyl synthetase family protein, producing MTDPHGTAAFKSRVDGVLADFLARETDAFLAVDPDLAPVAEQVRAAAAHGKRLRAAFCYWGWRAAGQPDSAPLVRAAAAMELVHAAAIVHDDLIDDSPLRHGRPTAHVALRAALRRRPRAATAARSLAVLVGDLLMSLAGQLFVTSGLPGAYLARARPLWAALARDLVAGECLEILRTGAAPDTAESLRVIRYKTAKYTVEQPLLIGGALAGAGTRLRDGYSAYGLPLGEAFQLRDDLIGLFGDPAVTGKANPDDLRARRPTALLAETWRAADAADRALLRGLLGRRLDDAGVETVRGIMRRLRAPESVERMITERVGDAVRALDGMALSPPAAEALTSLAHAAAVRQQ from the coding sequence ATGACTGACCCGCACGGCACGGCGGCGTTCAAGAGCCGCGTCGACGGTGTCCTCGCGGACTTCCTCGCGCGGGAGACCGACGCCTTCCTCGCCGTCGACCCGGACCTCGCGCCGGTCGCCGAGCAGGTGCGGGCCGCCGCCGCGCACGGCAAACGGCTGCGCGCCGCGTTCTGCTACTGGGGCTGGCGCGCCGCGGGACAGCCCGACAGCGCCCCCCTCGTACGGGCCGCCGCCGCGATGGAACTCGTCCACGCCGCCGCGATCGTCCACGACGACCTCATCGACGACAGCCCCCTGCGCCACGGCCGGCCCACCGCGCACGTCGCCCTGCGCGCCGCGCTGCGCCGCCGCCCGCGCGCGGCGACCGCAGCCCGGTCCCTCGCCGTCCTGGTCGGGGACCTCCTGATGTCGCTGGCCGGGCAGCTCTTCGTCACCAGCGGGCTGCCGGGCGCCTACCTCGCCCGCGCCCGGCCCCTGTGGGCGGCGCTCGCCCGCGACCTGGTGGCCGGGGAGTGCCTGGAGATCCTGCGGACCGGCGCCGCCCCCGACACGGCGGAGTCGTTGCGGGTCATCCGCTACAAGACCGCCAAGTACACGGTCGAGCAGCCGCTGCTGATCGGCGGCGCGCTCGCCGGCGCCGGCACGCGGCTGCGCGACGGCTACTCGGCGTACGGGCTGCCCCTCGGCGAGGCGTTCCAGTTGCGGGACGACCTGATCGGCCTGTTCGGGGACCCCGCGGTCACCGGCAAGGCCAACCCGGACGACCTCCGTGCCCGGCGGCCGACCGCGCTGCTCGCCGAGACCTGGCGGGCCGCGGACGCGGCGGACCGCGCACTGCTGCGCGGCCTGCTGGGCCGCCGCCTCGACGACGCCGGCGTGGAGACCGTGCGCGGGATCATGCGGCGGCTGCGGGCGCCCGAATCGGTCGAGCGCATGATCACCGAGCGCGTCGGCGACGCCGTCCGCGCGCTGGACGGCATGGCCCTGTCCCCGCCGGCGGCCGAGGCCCTGACGTCCCTCGCCCACGCGGCGGCCGTACGGCAGCAGTGA
- a CDS encoding oxygenase MpaB family protein codes for MDRTEEPVDALRRAGDTLADATVATLFERGEVGTFNTLMRHVSTAGSPLPDGLPDVAREYLAATAAPPPWVDWDVMERARLFFIDNNVHISTALSFASMPACYLVPHVARLLSATHGLNYPSKRMAETGQFTVHLMRPDAFEAGSRFIPAAQKVRLLHAAIRHHLVRENRWDTARLGTPICQEDMIGGQMFFSMLVLDSLHRLGIHMSTEGAEAYYYAWRVVGAMLGVDQETVPRDLTSARAFLDSYMVRYMGPSEEGAVLTRQLIDLYEEVVPGTFFDPIVSALIRHLIGDTCGDWLQVPRTAWDTVVKAVPHLLGVLETIEDRSPLGAWALDRIGHLTTVFELSSLTRGRVMHYAIPEHLKKDFGVSSSVPRTRRWTPPPPSAAA; via the coding sequence ATGGACCGCACCGAGGAGCCGGTGGACGCACTGCGCCGGGCCGGCGACACGCTCGCCGACGCCACCGTCGCCACCCTGTTCGAACGCGGGGAGGTGGGGACGTTCAACACCCTGATGCGCCATGTGTCCACGGCCGGCTCGCCCCTGCCCGACGGGCTGCCGGACGTGGCGCGCGAGTACCTGGCCGCGACCGCCGCGCCGCCACCGTGGGTGGACTGGGACGTCATGGAGCGGGCCAGGCTCTTCTTCATCGACAACAACGTGCACATCTCCACCGCGCTGTCCTTCGCGTCCATGCCCGCCTGCTACCTCGTGCCGCACGTGGCGCGGCTCCTGTCGGCGACGCACGGGCTGAACTACCCGTCGAAGCGGATGGCGGAGACCGGCCAGTTCACCGTGCACCTGATGCGGCCGGACGCGTTCGAGGCGGGGAGCCGTTTCATCCCCGCGGCGCAGAAGGTCCGGCTGCTGCACGCCGCCATCCGCCACCACCTGGTGCGGGAGAACCGCTGGGACACCGCCCGCCTGGGCACGCCGATCTGCCAGGAGGACATGATCGGCGGCCAGATGTTCTTCTCGATGCTGGTGCTGGACAGCCTGCACCGGCTCGGCATCCACATGAGCACGGAGGGGGCCGAGGCGTACTACTACGCGTGGCGCGTCGTCGGCGCGATGCTCGGCGTCGACCAGGAGACCGTGCCCCGGGACCTCACGTCCGCCCGCGCGTTCCTCGACTCCTACATGGTCCGGTACATGGGGCCGAGCGAGGAGGGAGCGGTGCTGACGCGGCAGTTGATCGACCTGTACGAGGAAGTCGTTCCCGGCACGTTCTTCGACCCGATCGTGTCCGCTCTCATCCGCCATCTGATCGGCGACACGTGCGGTGACTGGCTGCAGGTGCCGCGCACCGCGTGGGACACGGTCGTGAAGGCCGTCCCGCACCTGCTGGGCGTCCTGGAGACGATCGAGGACCGCTCCCCGCTCGGCGCCTGGGCGCTGGACCGCATCGGCCACCTGACGACGGTGTTCGAGCTGTCCTCCCTGACGCGCGGCCGGGTGATGCACTACGCGATCCCCGAGCACCTGAAGAAGGACTTCGGCGTCTCCTCCTCGGTACCGCGCACCCGCCGCTGGACCCCTCCCCCGCCCTCGGCCGCCGCCTGA
- a CDS encoding SDR family oxidoreductase: MFGARHAGGRRTVGPGTVVVVTGASAGVGRAAARAFGARGASVALLARGERGLDAAADEVRAAGGEAMTVPVDVADAQAVDAAADRVTRAYGRIDVWVNAAFTTVFAPVTEVSPEELRRATEVTYLGSVHGIRAALRRMTGQPDGGTIVQVGSALAYRSVPLQSTYCGAKSAIRGFFDSLRCELRHDRSPVRLTMVQLPGLDTPQFSWVLSRMDGHPRPVAPVYAPEVAARGIVYAACHPRRREYWVGGSTVATLIGNRLAPALLERYLARTGYGSQQTGEPRPADAPTALWEPADGPDGTDYGANGVFGGEARHRSAQLWLSRHRRRLAGAGALAALGAGALAAVRRQG; the protein is encoded by the coding sequence ATGTTCGGTGCACGGCACGCAGGCGGCCGGCGGACGGTGGGACCGGGGACGGTGGTCGTCGTCACCGGCGCGAGCGCGGGGGTCGGGCGGGCCGCCGCGCGGGCGTTCGGCGCGCGGGGCGCGAGCGTCGCGCTGCTGGCGCGCGGGGAACGCGGTCTTGACGCCGCCGCCGACGAGGTGCGGGCGGCCGGCGGCGAGGCCATGACCGTCCCCGTGGACGTGGCCGACGCGCAGGCCGTGGACGCGGCCGCCGACCGGGTGACCCGCGCGTACGGCCGGATCGACGTCTGGGTGAACGCCGCCTTCACGACCGTGTTCGCGCCCGTCACCGAGGTCAGCCCCGAGGAGCTGCGGCGGGCCACCGAGGTCACCTACCTGGGGTCCGTGCACGGCATCCGGGCGGCGCTGCGGCGGATGACCGGGCAGCCGGACGGCGGGACGATCGTGCAGGTCGGCTCCGCGCTGGCGTACCGCAGCGTGCCGCTGCAGAGCACGTACTGCGGCGCGAAGAGCGCCATCCGCGGCTTCTTCGACTCCCTGCGCTGCGAGCTGCGGCACGACCGCAGCCCGGTGCGTCTCACGATGGTGCAGCTACCCGGCCTCGACACGCCGCAGTTCAGCTGGGTGCTGTCCCGGATGGACGGCCATCCCCGGCCCGTCGCGCCGGTGTACGCGCCGGAGGTCGCGGCGCGCGGCATCGTGTACGCCGCCTGCCATCCCCGCCGGCGGGAGTACTGGGTCGGCGGCTCGACCGTCGCGACCCTCATCGGCAACCGGCTGGCGCCCGCGCTGCTGGAGCGCTACCTCGCGCGGACCGGGTACGGCTCCCAGCAGACCGGCGAGCCGCGCCCCGCCGACGCCCCGACGGCGCTGTGGGAGCCCGCCGACGGGCCGGACGGCACGGACTACGGCGCGAACGGCGTCTTCGGCGGCGAGGCCCGGCACCGCAGCGCCCAGCTGTGGCTGTCGCGGCACCGCCGCCGGCTGGCCGGCGCCGGCGCCCTGGCCGCCCTCGGGGCGGGGGCGCTGGCGGCCGTGCGCCGTCAGGGGTAG
- a CDS encoding ABC transporter substrate-binding protein has translation MSQALRWRRIRTAAVGLAVCGLLATGCGGSDDEGGSGGGDGNRPLVVFTGAAGDFQRNFNPYSPTKLEGAGTIFESLFFLNISRQEDPVPLLGTEYSWNEDGTELSITLREGVTWSDGEDFTADDVKFTFDMIRDNPSINGIGFDGETTVVDPTHITVAFEDPYYLDAANLLGRTWIVPEHIWSQIEDPATDPMNEPVGTGPYTLGDFKPQAFDLNANADYWDGAPAVETIRSVSLSGNQAGADALAAGEIDWMTSPVPNLDKVEENYPGYSAVIANAYQIVLGACSDAEQGCEGPQTDPAVRQAISYAMNREQLNALAFQGAAAQGSAGFGLPERDYISPELENQTTPMDADVESATRVLEEAGWERGDDGVYEKDGERLALSVRVVSGWTDYITAVSTIAEQVKEAGIELTVQQSSWNDWSDARGRGDYQLLIDSLAPGPTADPYWQYANFFAGANTAPVGETANTNWSRYSNPDVDAAVAELSTLDPADSAAREPLFDTIQTTIEQDMPYIPVLLNSTVSIWNVEDFTGWPAEGELYVYPALWQSPDQAQVYKNLQPAGGE, from the coding sequence ATGTCCCAGGCTCTGAGATGGCGGCGCATACGTACGGCCGCCGTCGGGTTGGCGGTGTGCGGTCTGCTGGCCACCGGGTGCGGCGGCTCGGACGACGAGGGCGGCAGCGGGGGCGGCGACGGCAATCGCCCCCTCGTCGTCTTCACGGGCGCGGCGGGTGACTTCCAGCGGAACTTCAACCCGTACTCGCCGACCAAGCTGGAGGGCGCGGGCACCATCTTCGAGTCCCTGTTCTTCCTGAACATTTCCCGCCAGGAGGACCCGGTGCCGCTGCTGGGCACCGAGTACTCCTGGAACGAGGACGGCACCGAGCTGTCGATCACCCTGCGGGAGGGGGTGACGTGGTCGGACGGCGAGGACTTCACCGCCGACGACGTGAAGTTCACGTTCGACATGATCCGGGACAACCCGTCGATCAACGGCATCGGCTTCGACGGCGAGACGACGGTCGTGGACCCGACCCACATCACCGTCGCCTTCGAGGACCCCTACTACCTCGACGCCGCGAACCTGCTGGGCCGCACCTGGATCGTGCCCGAGCACATCTGGAGCCAGATCGAGGACCCCGCGACCGACCCGATGAACGAGCCGGTCGGCACCGGCCCGTACACCCTGGGCGACTTCAAGCCGCAGGCGTTCGACCTCAACGCCAACGCCGACTACTGGGACGGCGCCCCCGCCGTCGAGACGATCCGCTCGGTGTCGCTGTCCGGTAACCAGGCCGGCGCCGACGCGCTGGCCGCCGGTGAGATCGACTGGATGACCAGCCCGGTCCCGAACCTCGACAAGGTCGAGGAGAACTACCCCGGTTACTCCGCCGTCATCGCCAACGCCTACCAGATCGTGCTGGGCGCCTGCTCCGACGCCGAGCAGGGCTGCGAGGGTCCCCAGACCGACCCGGCCGTCCGGCAGGCCATCTCCTACGCGATGAACCGCGAGCAGCTCAACGCCCTCGCGTTCCAGGGCGCCGCCGCCCAGGGGTCCGCCGGCTTCGGCCTGCCCGAGCGCGACTACATCTCCCCCGAGCTGGAGAACCAGACCACCCCGATGGACGCCGACGTCGAGAGCGCCACGCGGGTCCTGGAGGAGGCCGGCTGGGAGCGCGGGGACGACGGCGTCTACGAGAAGGACGGCGAGCGGCTCGCCCTCAGCGTCCGCGTCGTGTCCGGCTGGACCGACTACATCACGGCCGTCTCCACCATCGCCGAGCAGGTGAAGGAGGCCGGCATCGAGCTGACGGTGCAGCAGTCCTCGTGGAACGACTGGTCCGACGCGCGCGGCCGCGGTGACTACCAGCTCCTCATCGACTCGCTGGCCCCCGGCCCGACCGCCGACCCGTACTGGCAGTACGCCAACTTCTTCGCCGGCGCCAACACCGCGCCGGTCGGCGAGACCGCCAACACCAACTGGTCCCGCTACTCCAACCCGGACGTGGACGCGGCCGTCGCCGAGCTGAGCACCCTCGACCCGGCGGACTCGGCGGCCCGCGAGCCCCTGTTCGACACCATCCAGACCACGATCGAGCAGGACATGCCGTACATCCCGGTCCTGCTGAACAGCACGGTCAGCATCTGGAACGTCGAGGACTTCACGGGCTGGCCCGCCGAGGGCGAGCTGTACGTGTACCCGGCCCTGTGGCAGAGCCCGGACCAGGCGCAGGTCTACAAGAACCTGCAGCCCGCCGGCGGCGAATGA
- a CDS encoding DUF642 domain-containing protein → MKRLVRSIALLAMAMLAVPVAASPAQAAPNPNLIRNGWFSDPHVNDPGSFERLTTTNYREKQNGWRVERNDIDVFGTRLAQYGQSRQAANLTGSAPGILSQNVTGLEEGERYVVSWETSPDTWPGCERKPASEQGFSVSIPRVAGNNYTPFGQPGNYTTQSLEFTANDTEAELQIISQSSNNWADCGAMITNVQLRRAG, encoded by the coding sequence ATGAAGCGCCTCGTGCGTTCCATCGCCCTGCTCGCCATGGCCATGCTGGCCGTGCCGGTCGCGGCCTCCCCCGCCCAGGCGGCACCCAACCCCAACCTCATCAGGAACGGCTGGTTCTCCGACCCGCACGTGAACGACCCGGGCTCGTTCGAGCGGCTGACCACCACCAACTACCGGGAGAAGCAGAACGGCTGGCGCGTCGAGCGCAACGACATCGACGTCTTCGGCACCCGGCTCGCGCAGTACGGACAGAGCCGGCAGGCCGCCAACCTCACCGGCTCGGCCCCTGGCATCCTCTCCCAGAACGTGACCGGCCTGGAGGAGGGCGAGCGGTACGTCGTCTCCTGGGAGACCTCGCCGGACACCTGGCCGGGCTGCGAGCGCAAGCCGGCCTCGGAGCAGGGCTTCTCCGTGTCGATCCCGCGCGTGGCGGGCAACAACTACACCCCCTTCGGCCAGCCCGGGAACTACACGACGCAGTCGCTGGAGTTCACCGCCAACGACACCGAGGCGGAGCTCCAGATCATCTCCCAGTCGTCCAACAACTGGGCCGACTGCGGCGCGATGATCACCAACGTCCAGCTCCGCCGGGCCGGCTGA
- a CDS encoding DUF642 domain-containing protein: protein MRTSSRLIALSLTAVTGVLLGAPHAAAAPPNLIRNGWFADPVAPPDSFVRVTQGNDEQLAPWSVTDGSTDVYGDALAEYGQNRQALSLNGSGPGAVEQTVRTESGTTYTLTWSHVRDTWTNPAYDPEDPGSGQPGCQSKPASEQTYAVGVSGQRSETRRPADERGRWEDTSLTFTATGERTTVRFSAAPSDGQDYCGPLITGVQVRADAN, encoded by the coding sequence GTGCGCACCTCCTCCCGCCTGATCGCTCTCTCCCTCACCGCCGTGACGGGCGTGCTGCTCGGCGCCCCGCACGCGGCGGCGGCCCCGCCGAATCTCATCCGCAACGGCTGGTTCGCCGACCCCGTCGCACCGCCGGACAGCTTCGTCCGGGTCACCCAGGGGAACGACGAGCAGCTCGCCCCCTGGTCGGTCACCGACGGCAGCACCGATGTGTACGGCGATGCGCTCGCCGAGTACGGGCAGAACCGGCAGGCCCTGTCCCTCAACGGCTCGGGACCGGGCGCCGTCGAGCAGACGGTGCGGACCGAGTCGGGCACCACCTACACCCTGACCTGGTCCCATGTGCGCGACACGTGGACCAACCCCGCGTACGACCCCGAGGACCCCGGGTCGGGGCAGCCGGGTTGCCAGAGCAAACCCGCGAGTGAGCAGACCTACGCCGTCGGCGTCAGCGGGCAGCGGAGCGAGACCCGCCGGCCGGCGGACGAGCGCGGCCGGTGGGAGGACACCTCCCTCACGTTCACGGCGACCGGCGAGCGGACGACCGTACGGTTCTCGGCCGCTCCGTCGGACGGCCAGGACTACTGCGGTCCGCTGATCACCGGCGTGCAGGTGCGTGCCGACGCCAACTGA